One genomic window of Methanosarcina acetivorans C2A includes the following:
- a CDS encoding C39 family peptidase, which translates to MKIDTESLNIRKAAFFLSVAGLAILIAIGIPAGASEIKVKCVVPENGTTMLLQVPDVRQSTNYSCGASCFQAVVSYWGGKDMGEGQFIELVNTTLGETDRKGTTPSGIVEGAEKMGLRAEIRENLTLDDLRDSINKGIPVIVRLQAWKNEDQTWEMNASSHYMVVIGIDSKNVYFEDPWILGSRGYIPHDEFVERWHTFSYASPTADKKTNMIHMGIFISGDKPAQNPGFIHVD; encoded by the coding sequence ATGAAAATAGATACTGAGAGTTTGAATATAAGAAAAGCAGCATTTTTTCTAAGCGTTGCTGGTTTGGCAATATTAATCGCTATAGGAATACCTGCAGGCGCCAGTGAGATCAAAGTTAAATGTGTAGTTCCTGAGAATGGCACAACTATGTTGTTACAGGTGCCTGATGTGCGCCAATCCACCAACTACTCGTGTGGAGCTTCATGCTTTCAGGCTGTAGTAAGCTACTGGGGCGGTAAAGATATGGGAGAAGGCCAGTTTATTGAGCTCGTCAATACTACTCTCGGAGAGACTGACCGCAAGGGCACCACCCCCAGCGGCATCGTAGAAGGGGCAGAAAAAATGGGGCTTAGAGCCGAGATTAGGGAGAACCTGACACTGGACGATTTGAGAGACTCCATTAATAAGGGCATTCCAGTAATAGTTAGACTTCAGGCCTGGAAGAATGAGGATCAAACCTGGGAAATGAATGCGAGCAGTCACTACATGGTAGTCATAGGCATAGACAGCAAAAATGTGTACTTTGAAGACCCATGGATACTTGGCAGCAGAGGGTATATTCCACATGATGAGTTCGTAGAACGCTGGCACACTTTCAGTTATGCATCTCCTACAGCTGATAAAAAAACAAATATGATTCATATGGGAATCTTTATCAGTGGAGACAAGCCTGCACAAAATCCTGGTTTCATACATGTGGACTAA
- a CDS encoding vWA domain-containing protein, translating to MIALEILFEQPYEIKDAERFIELFGAFYPIFLALRNSGPWPGLQKITKRSRGAGVACLKLLLPLIYDLMERFSGAKNSGSEKELFMRLDAETGAILREFEKILKQTLLLWAGGNPEDLVARNVQSSAQVSGKSDIYEAVLNFMQKDGCQDFLDGMLEGLYSRMQEFISEMEENLDLFDTLALLFPGRSWSYSVKELKKEPFYVQLKMLKNYSAFFEKNPDLRRIVNFIGRREFDPPSDRIRYSPFGKNRIQTVRFSDSINNLLPMEAAKLLNPALKRKFYADMLEGKLLSYQLLGKHYTGPPRIKPRGPMITLVDTSGSMHGTPQTLAKSAVLAMAKLMLAQQRDMKVILFASTSQHLEIELSSRKKMSERFLNFLLYTFGGGTDFNTALASGLRSLKEKDFQGADLLFITDGKSEISDELVLARWEEAKKKYNAKVYSLIVGGSGAGGLAEISDYTYTVEMEQDNEGSGGRVKLIKCETRKAETNKT from the coding sequence GTGATTGCCCTTGAAATCCTCTTTGAGCAACCGTATGAGATAAAAGATGCTGAAAGGTTCATAGAGCTTTTCGGGGCATTTTACCCTATCTTTCTTGCCCTGAGAAACTCAGGGCCGTGGCCAGGGCTTCAAAAGATTACAAAAAGGAGTCGAGGAGCAGGAGTTGCATGTCTGAAGCTGCTTCTGCCTCTGATCTACGACCTTATGGAACGCTTTTCAGGAGCTAAGAATAGCGGTTCGGAAAAAGAATTGTTCATGAGGCTTGATGCCGAAACTGGAGCCATCCTCAGGGAGTTTGAAAAAATCCTTAAACAAACCCTCCTCCTCTGGGCAGGCGGGAATCCCGAGGATCTGGTAGCCCGGAATGTTCAGTCTTCTGCCCAAGTTTCCGGAAAGTCCGACATTTACGAAGCCGTCCTCAATTTCATGCAGAAGGATGGGTGCCAGGATTTTCTTGACGGGATGCTGGAAGGGCTCTACTCCAGAATGCAGGAGTTCATCTCCGAAATGGAAGAAAACCTTGACCTTTTCGATACCCTCGCCCTTCTTTTCCCTGGAAGGAGCTGGAGTTATTCCGTAAAGGAGCTTAAAAAAGAGCCATTTTATGTCCAGCTTAAGATGCTGAAAAATTACTCGGCTTTTTTTGAAAAAAACCCTGACCTGAGAAGAATCGTGAACTTTATAGGCAGGAGGGAGTTTGACCCCCCATCCGACCGCATACGCTATTCGCCTTTTGGGAAAAACAGGATTCAGACCGTGCGCTTTTCGGACTCGATAAACAACCTCCTGCCCATGGAAGCCGCAAAGCTCCTCAACCCGGCTCTGAAGCGGAAGTTCTATGCTGATATGCTTGAAGGAAAACTCCTGAGCTACCAGCTGCTCGGAAAGCACTATACAGGTCCTCCCAGAATAAAACCGCGAGGGCCCATGATCACTCTCGTCGATACCTCGGGTTCCATGCACGGGACCCCGCAAACGCTTGCCAAGTCTGCCGTGCTTGCCATGGCAAAGCTTATGCTTGCCCAGCAGCGAGACATGAAGGTCATTCTTTTTGCCTCCACAAGCCAGCACCTGGAAATCGAACTCAGCAGCAGGAAAAAGATGTCAGAGAGGTTCCTGAACTTCCTGCTCTATACCTTCGGCGGCGGGACGGACTTCAATACAGCGCTTGCTTCAGGCCTCAGGTCCCTGAAAGAAAAGGACTTCCAGGGAGCAGATCTGCTTTTTATTACCGACGGGAAGTCCGAAATCTCTGATGAGCTCGTCCTTGCCCGCTGGGAAGAGGCAAAAAAGAAGTATAACGCAAAGGTCTACTCGCTGATAGTAGGAGGCAGCGGAGCCGGCGGGCTTGCGGAAATATCGGATTACACGTATACAGTGGAGATGGAACAGGACAATGAGGGCTCGGGCGGGAGGGTAAAACTGATAAAATGTGAGACAAGGAAAGCTGAGACTAACAAAACGTGA